A stretch of the Massilia sp. W12 genome encodes the following:
- a CDS encoding LysR family transcriptional regulator, which translates to MDRFHQMTVFAAVAETESFAAAARKLSMSPPAVTRAVAALEEELGVKLLQRTTRYVRVTEAGQRYWEDVRRILAEVREADEAAAGVNAEPRGHLALTAPVLFGKQFVTPNLVKFMERYPEVDISALFLDRVVNMLEEGVDVGIRIGPLPDSSMRAIRVGQVRRVVCASSAYLQARGVPRSPEDLHQHQIVAASSISPAVEWKFGSEGQSNTVRIKPRLTVSSNDSAIMAVRHGAGVTRLLSYQVADLLQSGELQIVLEAFEPSPLPIHIVHREGRHGSAKIRAFVDFMAQALKADAALQ; encoded by the coding sequence ATGGACAGATTTCACCAAATGACCGTGTTTGCCGCAGTTGCCGAAACCGAGAGCTTTGCCGCAGCAGCGCGCAAGCTGAGCATGTCGCCGCCGGCGGTGACGCGCGCGGTGGCCGCATTGGAAGAGGAATTGGGCGTCAAACTCTTACAGCGCACCACGCGTTATGTGCGCGTGACAGAGGCTGGCCAGCGCTATTGGGAAGATGTGCGGCGCATCCTGGCCGAAGTGCGGGAAGCGGATGAGGCGGCGGCTGGCGTCAATGCCGAGCCGCGCGGCCATTTGGCGCTGACCGCGCCAGTCTTGTTCGGTAAACAGTTCGTGACGCCGAATCTGGTCAAATTCATGGAGCGCTATCCCGAGGTGGACATTTCAGCATTGTTTTTAGACCGGGTGGTGAATATGTTGGAAGAAGGGGTGGATGTCGGCATCCGCATCGGCCCTTTACCGGACAGCAGCATGCGCGCCATCCGGGTCGGCCAGGTGCGGCGCGTGGTGTGCGCCAGCAGCGCATATTTGCAAGCACGGGGAGTGCCGCGCAGCCCGGAAGATTTACACCAGCATCAAATTGTCGCCGCCAGCAGCATCAGCCCTGCAGTGGAATGGAAATTCGGCAGTGAGGGACAGAGCAATACGGTGCGCATCAAGCCGCGCCTGACCGTCAGCAGTAATGACAGCGCGATCATGGCGGTGCGGCATGGAGCCGGCGTGACACGTCTGTTGTCATACCAGGTGGCTGACTTGCTGCAAAGCGGCGAATTGCAAATCGTACTGGAGGCATTTGAACCAAGCCCCTTGCCGATTCATATCGTGCACCGCGAAGGGCGGCATGGTTCGGCCAAGATTCGCGCCTTTGTCGATTTCATGGCGCAAGCATTGAAAGCGGATGCGGCATTGCAATAA
- a CDS encoding putative quinol monooxygenase, translated as MYGLIGKINATTGNRDSLAAILIKGVSGMPGCLSYVVANDPTSPNSLWITEVWESQDAHRASLSLPSVQQAITEGRPMIAGFGERHETVPLGGHGLVASTSKV; from the coding sequence ATGTACGGACTAATCGGCAAGATCAACGCCACAACGGGCAACCGCGACTCCTTGGCCGCAATTCTCATCAAGGGCGTTTCAGGCATGCCGGGTTGCCTCAGCTACGTCGTTGCAAACGACCCAACAAGCCCAAACTCTTTGTGGATCACAGAGGTCTGGGAGAGCCAAGACGCGCATCGTGCGTCGCTTTCGCTGCCGTCGGTGCAGCAGGCAATCACCGAGGGCAGGCCGATGATCGCCGGCTTTGGCGAGCGCCACGAGACCGTGCCCTTGGGAGGCCACGGCCTTGTCGCAAGCACAAGCAAAGTCTAA
- a CDS encoding RDD family protein — protein MSTNRYAPPSSELSNSASTELEYAGFWIRTGAALIDSVLTIAITFPILYAIYGAEYFGDEKKDFIAGPADFLLSYVAPAVAVILFWISKQGTPGKLALSLRIIDAETGNALSVGQSIGRYFAYFVSAIPLGLGIIWVGIDARKQGWHDKLAKTVVIRVKK, from the coding sequence ATGAGCACAAACCGCTACGCACCACCATCATCTGAATTAAGCAATTCTGCAAGTACCGAACTTGAGTACGCAGGCTTTTGGATTCGCACCGGAGCAGCCTTGATTGATTCGGTATTGACCATCGCTATCACCTTTCCAATCCTCTACGCTATCTACGGCGCGGAATACTTCGGTGATGAGAAAAAGGACTTCATTGCCGGCCCGGCAGACTTTCTGCTTTCGTATGTGGCGCCAGCCGTCGCTGTCATCCTTTTCTGGATCAGCAAACAAGGCACGCCAGGCAAGCTTGCTCTCTCGCTTCGTATCATCGACGCAGAAACCGGGAATGCGCTGTCAGTCGGCCAATCCATTGGCCGGTATTTCGCCTACTTCGTCTCGGCGATTCCACTGGGTCTTGGGATCATCTGGGTAGGCATTGATGCCCGAAAGCAAGGCTGGCATGACAAGCTTGCCAAGACCGTCGTCATCCGCGTCAAGAAATAG
- a CDS encoding S8 family serine peptidase, which translates to MTKSNFKASAIACAVLAALTAAGNAAANENTRYVVHFKDGSHNEVRSAILAARANVKYQIHSMNAVSIEASKDGAKQLKGHKDVHMVEEDVKRYPFAGATPSTGAPYLSGQLVPYGIKQVQADVMPNGDANTANRKICIIDSGYDRAHEDLDNSANVTGEYDSGTGWWYTDENHHGTHVAGTIAALNNSGVGVVGVNPNKKLKLHIVKVFGKDGWAYSSSLSTAANKCKTAGANVISMSLGGPSYSASENTTFSNLAKAGILLIAAAGNDGADPDPAKATAVSYPAGYSSVISVGSIDENKQWSTFSQYNTKVELAGPGTNVLSTVPMGSGRESSASVAGVAYTVGGMTGSPAKAATAALFDMGIGDAVNAGAAGKICLIQRGTVDFATKVKNCESSGGVGAIVYNNAAGTFGGTLGTAVTNIPSVTATDVDGAAMKAQVGQSATVNVKATNYAYFDGTSMATPHVSAVAALVWSYFPTCTAAQMRITLQKSAQDLGAAGRDVKFGFGLVQAKAAYDRIKSLGCGK; encoded by the coding sequence ATGACCAAATCGAACTTCAAAGCTTCCGCAATCGCCTGCGCTGTATTGGCTGCCCTGACCGCCGCTGGTAACGCTGCCGCCAACGAAAACACCCGCTATGTGGTGCATTTCAAAGACGGTTCCCACAATGAAGTGCGCAGCGCGATTCTGGCTGCCCGCGCCAATGTGAAATACCAGATCCACAGCATGAACGCAGTCTCCATCGAAGCCAGCAAAGATGGCGCGAAGCAATTGAAGGGTCATAAAGATGTGCACATGGTGGAAGAAGATGTGAAGCGCTACCCGTTTGCCGGCGCCACCCCATCCACCGGCGCGCCCTACCTGAGCGGCCAGCTGGTGCCTTACGGCATCAAGCAAGTGCAAGCCGATGTGATGCCGAATGGCGATGCGAATACCGCCAACCGCAAAATCTGCATCATCGACTCCGGCTACGACCGCGCCCATGAAGATCTGGACAACAGCGCCAACGTGACCGGCGAATACGACAGCGGCACCGGCTGGTGGTACACCGACGAAAACCACCACGGCACCCACGTCGCCGGCACCATCGCCGCCTTGAATAACAGCGGCGTCGGCGTGGTCGGTGTGAACCCGAACAAGAAATTGAAGTTGCACATTGTGAAAGTGTTTGGCAAAGACGGCTGGGCGTATTCCTCCTCGCTGTCCACCGCCGCCAACAAGTGCAAAACCGCTGGCGCAAATGTGATCTCGATGTCCCTCGGCGGCCCGAGCTACAGCGCATCGGAAAACACCACCTTCAGCAATCTGGCCAAGGCTGGCATTCTGCTGATCGCCGCCGCCGGCAATGACGGCGCGGACCCGGATCCGGCCAAAGCCACCGCCGTGTCCTATCCGGCGGGCTACAGCAGCGTGATTTCGGTGGGTTCGATTGACGAAAACAAACAATGGTCCACTTTCTCGCAATACAACACCAAAGTGGAATTGGCAGGCCCCGGCACCAATGTGTTGTCCACCGTACCGATGGGCTCAGGGCGTGAATCTTCCGCCAGCGTGGCAGGCGTGGCTTACACCGTGGGCGGCATGACCGGCTCGCCGGCCAAGGCAGCAACTGCAGCGCTGTTTGATATGGGTATCGGCGACGCCGTGAACGCCGGCGCGGCAGGCAAAATCTGCTTGATCCAGCGCGGTACGGTTGACTTCGCCACCAAGGTCAAGAATTGCGAAAGCAGCGGCGGCGTAGGCGCGATTGTGTATAACAATGCAGCCGGCACATTTGGCGGCACCCTGGGCACGGCGGTAACGAATATCCCGTCGGTGACGGCAACCGATGTCGATGGCGCAGCAATGAAGGCGCAAGTCGGCCAAAGCGCGACCGTGAATGTGAAGGCAACCAACTACGCCTACTTTGACGGCACCTCGATGGCGACCCCGCATGTGTCTGCAGTCGCGGCCCTGGTGTGGAGCTACTTCCCGACCTGTACCGCAGCACAAATGCGCATCACCCTGCAAAAGAGCGCGCAAGATCTGGGCGCAGCAGGCCGCGACGTGAAATTCGGCTTCGGTCTGGTGCAAGCCAAAGCAGCTTACGATCGCATCAAATCGCTGGGTTGCGGTAAATAA
- a CDS encoding glutathione S-transferase family protein codes for MLTLYEFALSGNCHKVRLLLSFLGLEYRSVLLNGAQGEHKTPQFLALNPLGQVPLLEDGPAVVRDSQAILVYLARRYGAAQSELWLPADALSNAHVAAWLSVAAYEVARGPNALRLHHKWGRALELEQAQAISMQLLQMMEARLSGQHWLAASHITIADVALYPYLALSKEAQLSLAEYPAVRAWLARIEAMPGYLSMPGIVLQAQD; via the coding sequence ATGCTTACGCTGTATGAATTCGCGCTCTCAGGGAATTGTCATAAAGTCAGACTGCTGCTGTCATTCCTGGGATTGGAATATCGCAGTGTGCTGCTGAATGGCGCACAAGGCGAACACAAAACGCCGCAATTCCTCGCCCTCAATCCGCTCGGACAGGTTCCGCTTTTGGAAGACGGCCCTGCGGTGGTGCGCGACAGCCAGGCGATTCTGGTGTATCTGGCGCGTCGCTATGGCGCAGCGCAGAGCGAGCTTTGGCTGCCGGCGGATGCGCTCAGCAATGCCCATGTCGCCGCCTGGCTTTCGGTGGCGGCATATGAAGTGGCGCGCGGCCCGAACGCCTTGCGCCTGCATCATAAATGGGGCCGTGCGCTGGAGCTGGAGCAGGCGCAGGCAATCAGCATGCAATTGCTGCAGATGATGGAGGCGCGCTTATCCGGCCAGCACTGGCTGGCGGCCAGCCACATCACAATTGCCGATGTGGCCCTGTATCCTTATCTGGCTTTATCCAAGGAGGCGCAGCTGAGTTTGGCGGAGTATCCCGCAGTGCGCGCCTGGCTGGCGCGCATCGAGGCCATGCCGGGCTACCTCAGCATGCCGGGCATTGTCTTGCAAGCGCAGGACTGA